acCACATTTAACCGTCGTAATTGATCAAGTCGTAATCgtcaattaaaacttttataaccctatatatatgggtatattgatatcaaaataaaacaagaaaagataagaagccttctctcgttctctctctatcttgaaactttttctctcattttaacaattcacaacatctaactttttataaaaagttaaaaaaaattatgaacatcatcaataattaattgttagACATCCAAACATAGCCTTAAGAAGTCGGTCAGGCccacccctttttttttttttttaaatcagcaTCGTAACGTTCACATTTCATTCATGAAATAGAGTCCATACAAAATTTATCCTTAATTAAGTCATTACGAATACAATCCGATCCTTCCTCCGTACATATCTTCTCTGCATCATCAAGCGTTGCATACGTTTATCAATTTGTGAGCAACTATGTCAGCTTCTCTATGGCTTTCTATGCTAATGCATTCGATTTATTTCTTCGCCATTCCCAAACACAAATCGTTGTGGTATTGTCGCAAACCGACACCATATTTGGGCTTGGTTCCAAATGTAGGCTGATTGAGCCCACTTAAAATTGATTAGGCCCGTGTCATAACTATTCCTATCTTAAATTGAAAATGCTTTGCCAACCGTATATGATGTTTTGAtgacaaaaaatttcataaaaataaatttataaattaaaataatttaatataatatattaaattataaaattattttattataaaatatatttaacgtatcatataaaattatatcagtttataaatttatttttataaaatttttttatgatggttttagcACTTCCCtatcaattatatttaaatttaaaaaaacttagACTACAAAATTTGCTATATAAATCAATTTCTTCAAACAAATACCCCAACAATCTTGTCCACACAGACACAAATAATAGCAACCAAAACAACATTATTAAGATCGTCAAACCAAATAATACAAAGAAAATTCGCCCATGAAACGTAACAAACATAAACAGGTAGATGAGAAAGGATGTCTGGTTGTCTGGCCCTACTATATCAAGCTGTAAACTCTttaactataattaaaactacaATCAATTGGTAATGACTAGATAAATTCATGCACGTTATCTTTATACTTCATCCCACCCAATATCTAATATCAGGCGGCAAACACATTAACTATAATTAAAAGCACAATAAATTCGGTCTAACtaattaaaatgttattttttcttaaaaaaaatatatagcataaatagttttatatatttttcttcgagGAAAAGTTGTAAGGGTGATACTAACTATCTACTATCtaagtttattttaaatttttttattttaaattttttttaaacatccttaatcactaaaaaatttaaaaatatatataactttattaatactcattttcttaattattaagtaaaataaaaaattaaataaactaaataaaataataataaataaataataataataaaataataacccATTATTCAAATGATAAACAGTGATGCGTCTTAATAATCAATAAGgagttttgttatatttaagtaaaatcgcgtattaatttatatactaatactgattattttatatttaaaatttaaattaataccacttttaataaaatttattttttaattaattatattaaattaatatataaattaatacacgattataattagaattatatttttccatcaaGTGCCGCAAAGATCGTTATCGGCACCGCGTTCGGCAGGCAAGCAAGCAATCCCAATCCAGAAGAAAGCATGGAATTGAGCAATTTTCATACGTAAATGCACAGCGCAGAGTCTGCAGACCTCGAAAATCGAGAATTAAGAATTCCGAAAACCTTCGTCGTTAACCACGCTTTTCCCACCAAACATTCTAGTTTGCAGCGAACTGGCCCGTTCCTTCTTTCAGCTACCTTTCGCTGTTCCCAATCTCCATCCCATATACGTACTGCGCTCTCACATCATACGGATTTCGCAACCCAGGACAGGTTAAGAATATCATGGGCAAGGAGAGCGCGTCAGTGGATATATCCGAGCCGTTTCTAGAGGAGTCCGAGGGGATCGGGGCCGTGGAAACGGAGCTTATCCCGGAGTGGAAAGATCAGATCACGATCAGAGGGCTGTCCGTGAGCGCCCTGTTGGGGACCCTCTTCTGCATCATCACCCATAAGCTCAATCTGACGGTCGGGATAATTCCGTCTCTCAACGTTGCCGCTGGCTTGCTGGGGTTCTTCTTCGTCAAGTCCTGGACTAGCTTCTTGTCCAAGTTGGGATTCTCGGTTCAGCCCTTCACGAGGCAGGAGAACACCGTTATCCAGACCTGCGTCGTTGCTTGTTATGGCCTCGCATTTAGCGGTAACCCCACATCCAAAAATACACCCAGATATAATGCACGCCTAAAATGCATGTGTTGATTTTCAGTTTTTGTCCTCTATTTTGTTAGATAACTTAACGATGAAGTTCCACATTTCTGTACCTCCAAACggaatggaaaaaagaaagaaaagcaaaaaaaggGTTGTTGTTCGTGGAGTAATTTTGGATACAAAACTAAATCTTAGGATTGTATCAATTCTGAGAAAATTAATTGGACGTTTATAATTATCAAGAGCTTATGATTGCCTAAATAATGTGGGAAAGCTGTGCAATGTAGCTCCCAAGGGCTGCAGTTGAAGAATTATTCAGTAGTATAATTTGAAATGCACACTTTGTAATTCTTGTGCTTTCAGAATTAGACGATGTAAAAGGAAAGTACCGAACTTGCCTCACCGTTGATAGCTTTTctacactctaaatacccttCAATCTTCATGACATTGTACATTTTTCCGAATTTGGGGCCTTTATGTTGCGGTTCTTAATTATGTTACTAATTTACTGGATCTCCCATTGACGGCAGGGGGATTTGGTTCATATATGATTGCAATGGATGAGAGAACTTACAAGCTCATCGGTGCTGACTATCCTGGTAACCGGGCTGAAGATGTTAAGAACCCAGGCCTGGTTTGGATGATTGGTTTTATGTTTGTCGTCAGCTTCCTTGGCCTTTTTAGTCTTGTTCCACTTCGCAAGGTAGTTTCTGCTGTTGTAAATCTCAACATTGTTTGGCTttcgttgatttttttttttttttcaagtgaaATCATTTCTGTATGTGCAAAAGTTGAAGTCCAATTTGGTTTTGGATGGAAGCAAATAGTTTGGTTATTAAACTGCTTATGATTTACTATCAAGCAAGCTTGTTAGAGGATTAGTTAACTGTTTTAATATTGATTTGGGACGTTAGAGATCTTAGCCGCACTTCATCATTCCTGCTTACTATAGAACAAAGAGCTGGAATTTGTGGGTTAATTCTGTTGGTGTTCGTCAtaacaaatttttaattaatacaaGCAAATGAGATTTCTTTCCTCTGGAACTCTTTTGCATATACCACCTCTGTTTAAGTGTGTAATTGACAGTAAGaaccgttctctctctctctctctctctctctctctctctctctctctctctctctctctcggagcTTATTGTCTCATATTTCTCTGCATGCTTTTAGGTTATGGTCATGGATTATAAGCTTACGTATCCTAGTGGCACAGCAACTGCAATGTTGATAAATAGCTTTCATACAAACACAGGAGCTGAGCTTGCAGGGTAAGTTCTAGAGATGTCTAGAGATGGTAAATGTAAAGCAAacaatgatatatattttttttgataagtaataaactttattgaaCGAATGCAActaggcaaagcccatgtactcaggaagtatacaaaagagacaCCTAATTACACAATGATATATAATAAAGAATGAGATGTCTATATGCAACAATATTGCACAGCTTTCAGGGCACTGCTAAAAGGAGAAAATTCTGTTAAATCATAAACATTGCTCAACTTATTGGGATTTTCAATTCTGGTTCTAGTGCACCTTACTGGATCATTACACAAACACCTTGCGCCTGCATATGCATATCCAATTTAATGTGTGCTGTATATTTAAATGGAACTATAGCCGTTCTCACTGATTCATCTTAAACTATTTACAGGAATCAAGTCCGTTGTCTTGGAAAATATTTGGGCATAAGTTTATTCTGGAGCTGCTTTAAGTGGTTCTTCAGTGGTATTGGTGATTCCTGTGGATTTGACAATTTTCCTACGCTTGGCCTGACGTTATACAAGAGCACGTGAGATTCTTCTACTTTTGCTTTCCTAGTTCTCCTTTTCCCTCACTTGCAAACTCCCCCGCCACCCCCCCTGTTGCTGCCCTTAAAAAAATTTGCAGCTTTATTGCATGTTGTGCTCTAAGCTGGAGTATGGTGAACATAAAGGGTAATGACTGAGGTCATCAGAGTGTATTTTAGCTTGAGGTGTTTGTCATGTTCGGTAAATATTTAACCTTGCATCTCCCTTGCCATGTAGAATAACAAATACCCCAACGATAATGTAATTGCACATTGGGtcaacaaaagaaggaaaattaaaaaccataaatgaGAGTATTGCTTTATCTAACTGTAAGTCTGTGTGTGCTGTTggtatatactatataggtaCATATGAATGTAAGCGTGCATTTACGTATGCATACATATTAATGCGTGTTAACTTCATGAGTTTGAGCTGTTTCCATTAAAAATGTTTTGGACATATCATGGTTAAAACAATTTCCTTCACGCAGGTTTTATTTTGACTTCAGTCCAACTTATGTTGGTTGTGGTCTTATTTGCCCGCATATAGTCAACTGCTCAGTTCTTCTTGGGGCTATCATATCATGGGGTTTCCTCTGGCCCTTTATTTCTCAACATGCCGGAAACTGGTACCCTGCTGACCTTGAGAGCAATGATTTTAAAGGTCTCTATGGATACAAGGtagggtgaaaaaaaaaaaaaaatttatttgaactgTGTAATCTCTTGCCTTAACACAAGTTGCAGGATCCCAGAAGGGCTTGTTACTTCTTGATGTTTTCCTTGAGAAGAACTGTAGTCTGTAGGTACAATCAGGAGAAAAATGCCACCTGGGTGGGATGTAAACCACATAGTAAAGCTGTATCTCTCTACAATGCCTTGGTGAAATGTTATCTTTCTGTGACTTCTCTAAACTGGTTTTTCCTATCTGTCATGTTGCTTGCAGGTCTTCATAGCCATTTCACTTATCCTTGGGGATGGTATTTACAATTTGATCAAGATAATAGTCATAACTGTGAAGGAAATCTGCAACAAAAGCACTAAACAGAGCAACCTTCCTGTCACTGTAGAGATTCTAGGTGAGAGGATATGCAGGGCCttcaattttatttgaaaaatggcTCTGTCAATTTTACATGTTTTATTCATGTATATCCTTTTgctaagggtttttttttttttttttttttaagaatgcattttgaaaaatggtaATTGGACACCCAACTATGTCTTAGTAATGCAAGCATATGACTGGGTTAAGAGTTCATTAACTATCACAGGTAAATTACAATAAATATACTTGAACAGATGTAATTGCAATTTCATTgcttaaattctttttattttacctataaaaaattcATTACTTTCGTAAATTAAACTGATGTTGGCCCATTTATTATAGTGTGAGAAATGTATGTTGTTGTCTGAAATTGGTCAGTATAGCATTGTGACACACCTGTTATTGATATTCTTTAATATGTTCATTAGCAGATGGTGAAAGTTCTAGACTACTAATGGAGCAAAGAAGAAGGGATGAGATATTTCTTAAAGACAGAATCCCCTCCTGGTTTGCAGCTGCTGGATATGTGGGTCTGGCTGCAATATCAACAGCAACAATACCAGCCATCTTTCCACCCCTCAAGTGGTATCTGGTTCTAGGCTCATACATCCTTGCCCCTGCTCTTGCCTTCTGCAACTCTTATGGTACTGGACTCACGGATTGGAACCTGGCCTCAACTTACGGAAAGATTGGTCTTTTTATCTTTGCTTCCTTGGTTGGAACCGATGGTGGGGTTGTAGCCGGCTTAGCAGCTTGTGGGGTTATGATGTCAATTGTCTCCACTGCAGCTGATCTCATGCAAGATTTCAAGACTGGCTACCTCACATTATCTTCAGCCAAGTCTATGTTTGTGAGCCAGTTAGTGGGAACAGCCATGGGTTGTATCATTGCCCCACTTACATTCTGGTTGTTTTGGACTGCTTTTGATATCGGGTCACCTGATGGTCCCTACAAAGCACCATATGCCGTAATATTCAGGGAAATGGCCATTCTAGGTATCGAGGGCTTCTCTGAGCTGCCGAACCATTGCCTGGCCATGTGTTGTGGGTTTTTTGTGGCAGCTCTGATTATAAACCTCATGAGGGATGTGATTCCTAAAAGGATCTCCCAGTATATTCCAATTCCAATGGCTATGGCAGTCCCATTTTACATCGGAGCTTACTTTGCTATAGACATGTTTGTTGGGACAGTGATATTGTATGTGTGGGAGCGAATTAATAGGAAGGATGCTGAGGATTATTCAGGGGCCGTTGCTTCAGGTTTGATATGTGGTGACGGTATTTGGACAATACCATCAGCAATCCTCTCTATTTTCAGGATCAATCCGCCCATCTGCATGTACTTTGGGCCTTCTTCCAGAAGCTGAGCAGAATGGCAAACACCCCTCCacccaaaacaaagaaaagggaaaaaagccCTTTGtgattatattttctttgaattggaATGTTTGTTGGATCGTGTAATGGGTTGTTTAGAaagtaagatgagataaaatagttttagataaaagttgaaagttgaataaaatattattattgttttgttatttaaaaaagttgaattgagatttaaaaaaattgaattgattaTTCTATTTTgcgtaaaaatttgaaaaagttgtaatgataagatgagataatttctCAATACAATCGGCCCAATGtcatttatatgattaattgaATTGACTTCTTTGCATATGAAATAAACTTAAATTCTAATTACATCAGAAGTaccaaataaaatttaaatatgatacaataagcaaataaaaagaaaaaagaaggaaaataccCTCACAAAAGAATTGTACAagagtaaatttataaattaacgttttattataaattaatataataaatttgataaaatcatattaatttttagatttatctttatataatctatttatatctactcaaaaaaataattatgccaCCTATGACCTCATTCAAATATcattcaatattaattctttcaatgATTTCCATCATGTATTGCAGTACTGTTAGAGAATGAGAGAGGCAGATTTGATTTCTTATAGCAAGTTAACGACTGCCTTCCTATGTAAAATGCTAACAAAACacaataataatatctataGGTGGAACAGAAAAGCATTCAAGGCTGTATGATATTGCACATATTCTCTGCTTTTCTAAAAGCTTGGGTGGGTGAGAGAATGTTGTTGGGGTTGCTTTGCCACACAACCCATCATTAAGCACCATAAGTATTCTAACTACacctttgaaaaacaaaaaagggaatTAAGCATTTTAAATTGACTCATCATTCGTTTGACTTTCTAATTCAGAGAGCTTTGTTGCCAAGGGGTTCTACGTGGACACCTACAGATCGAGCGATACGTGGTTGGATGGGTCCCATAGCAATCATATCTCTCATTTATTTATCCTTATCTTCAGATTCTTTTACacgtattaattaattaattaattaatatataactatatatattggCCTGATTTTAATATGATTATCTCCAGAATCTTTGTACATATAAATGTtcgccatttatatatataattataatatttataagttaatatttaaatatattatatattatgaaattcattgtaattatacaaaattaaaaaaactaatatattatctatgttaataatatatttgatatGCTAAGATGGATATTGTTGActattttactcattttttagtctcATACTGatgtgaagaaaataaaaggcaTAGGCCCATAAGAGACTTAATTTCTTAGTTTAAGTATCTAGTTGAaagtttatctaataacttttgactttagtttataaatttctcTGTTGGCATTTTTGTAAAAGAGAAAGAGGTGggaagttaaagttttactagtgggaaGTTTTGTGAGTGTATTTGGagtgagaagaaaaattatgtgattgtaataattttttacatagtgaattttcttctttggatctggtggtttttcttctgttttaaaatttttacgtaaaatcttgtgttgttattatttttctatttttcttgttattcctatAAAGGGTAAATCTtagaatagtgaatttgagatgTTCAAATTTTCAACAGATATATCTTGGATCATGATCTATCCTAAATAATCATGTCTCACTGACCGATCAGCATATATGCATGAAATTAAAGAAGTGGTGATGATAGAAGATGCGCCTAGCCAGCTCACAATAGTCTCACACAGCTTTTAGGAACTGTTTTGCATGTGAATTAATTCATGATCTCTAAGAATTTCGATCGATGCATGTCATGTAACTTTTTCCCTTTGAAGAAAGATTTGGAagttttaatttcttcataTGGGTGGAAGTGGAGGACAGGCAGTAAAAAGTGCCACATACATacacatgatgatcatgatatgcatatatatatatatatatatatttctttaatgataataaataaaaaattattacaaatttaaattctCCATTATATTGAAAGGGGAAATCCAATTCTGTGAAGCTGATCCTAAGACACCACTCGAGTATATTGCCAATCAGGCACATGCATCGGATGGTGACCTCTTGGATTATTAAGCCCACTAAACTCCACACCAGCTTTTTCATATGCTCATTGATGGATATTGGAATATTGATGAGTCTAAGCCATACACTTCGATGATCAGGATTCATGCATATGAAATTATTGAAGAAAtctagccatatatatatatatatatatatatatattaaattgagcTGTGTTGTTGGGGAAAAGGGGGAAGTTCTAGCTCATGTGTGAATCGTTTTTgactggtaaaaaaaaaatcgttaaCAAAAGTTGGGTAAGAACCTTAAAAgatgaaacaaaacaaaataaatttagaagcaaaagaaagaaaatgatggcTCATAGTGTGGGGAGATGAGACATACAGATAATGAATAGGTCCATCTTATCAAAACAAGGCATTCGGTTAGAGATTCTGGCTTTATTAATATTGGAACTCATCCAATCAGTGGAACTTGTGGATTCTATTTAATCATGTGGTGGAGGCTGGAAGAACTCATTTTTCCACGAgtatggaaataaataaataaaaatatttacaaaattcgaTTATTAATATATCTAATGCATTAATTATGTGAAAATTCTAAGAAAATGTCATACCCATGAGAGAGATATGTAAGACATTTtggcttcttctttttatttttatttttattttttgtcatatTCAAGTTTTGAATTAATTCAGACGATGTTGGTGCAAGATATTTCAAACAGCTAGCTTTCAAAGAGGGGCCTCCCTTGTCTCCATTGTGGGAAGCACATGTGACTAGCAAAACAATCACCAACACACAGATAGCCATTCCCACCATAAGTATTATCATTAGATAACAAAGGAGTTAGTCTTCTCTACATCAAAGCATGCACAAAGCTAAAATTTAGTAAAAGAGAAAGGAAgatcaaaataagaaaaagccaTGCTCTCATGATTTCTTATATGACTTGTAGAAAAATTCTTAAGGTTTGCTTATAAGTAATCAAGTACTTGAGAGCATGATAAAAGAAAAGGTGAAAACAAtgagagaaaatatatattggtAGGATCCCCACAATGGTGACCAAGAATTGGATGGATCATGCAACAGAAGTCAATTTGTTAGGTTGATGGTTATCGGCCTTTTGCTGGATATATGGTTGTCGTTCGATCTTGCATTGAAAGCATGCTGCATGCAGCATGGGGTTTAGGCGTCTTTGTCACGCACTGATCTTGGCCAAAGTAAAATCAATAAGACCTACCCTTTATTTAGGTTTGATTGCAATTCTCCAATAGTGAAAAGGGATCAAGACCAATCATACCAACCTGCaaacttttgaattttgaaaataaagcaGCTTTGGACCAACTCATGTCCAACCGATgcttaatttcttataaataggtCTTTATATGGGTGTAAGTTGTAAAGGGCTAGCTGCTAGATCATGAAACTTATCTCATAGGACCGTGAGATTCAAATCAACTAAAATTAATTGGTGTTAGGAAAGACAAACTCAAATTTTTAATGACATTCGACATGATCAAATTCCGCAAGCTGTTTACTTTTAGAGCGATCGCAAGGAATGATCTTGTGCGCACACCCGCCCCAACAGTATTTACCAATGGTCTTAACTTTGGTAATAATTCAGACTTGCATTGATTTATTAACATCAGACAAGTGCTTGTTTTACCTCCTCAATGATCATGATTGTTTTAGAGAACAATACTATGCAGTACGTActattagactatatatatattcgctCAAAGAAAAGGAGATACCATTAGCGGCTAAAAGACAAGAGGCTTATTGAATTTGAGGTGCCATGAAGCGATTGAACCAAGGATTATCATGTCATTTTCTGCTAGCTTCTATTCCCTCACATGATGATTTTATAATGGAATTTATAATTAATGGCCTACATTCGACCAATGCTCGATCTGGTACATTGGCTGCTCGCATTCACAATGTAAGTAGGTTATCATGTGTTATGTATTTATATGCTATGATATTATCTATGGAACATTAAGACATT
The genomic region above belongs to Carya illinoinensis cultivar Pawnee chromosome 4, C.illinoinensisPawnee_v1, whole genome shotgun sequence and contains:
- the LOC122307511 gene encoding probable metal-nicotianamine transporter YSL6 isoform X1, which encodes MGKESASVDISEPFLEESEGIGAVETELIPEWKDQITIRGLSVSALLGTLFCIITHKLNLTVGIIPSLNVAAGLLGFFFVKSWTSFLSKLGFSVQPFTRQENTVIQTCVVACYGLAFSGGFGSYMIAMDERTYKLIGADYPGNRAEDVKNPGLVWMIGFMFVVSFLGLFSLVPLRKVMVMDYKLTYPSGTATAMLINSFHTNTGAELAGNQVRCLGKYLGISLFWSCFKWFFSGIGDSCGFDNFPTLGLTLYKSTFYFDFSPTYVGCGLICPHIVNCSVLLGAIISWGFLWPFISQHAGNWYPADLESNDFKGLYGYKVFIAISLILGDGIYNLIKIIVITVKEICNKSTKQSNLPVTVEILADGESSRLLMEQRRRDEIFLKDRIPSWFAAAGYVGLAAISTATIPAIFPPLKWYLVLGSYILAPALAFCNSYGTGLTDWNLASTYGKIGLFIFASLVGTDGGVVAGLAACGVMMSIVSTAADLMQDFKTGYLTLSSAKSMFVSQLVGTAMGCIIAPLTFWLFWTAFDIGSPDGPYKAPYAVIFREMAILGIEGFSELPNHCLAMCCGFFVAALIINLMRDVIPKRISQYIPIPMAMAVPFYIGAYFAIDMFVGTVILYVWERINRKDAEDYSGAVASGLICGDGIWTIPSAILSIFRINPPICMYFGPSSRS
- the LOC122307511 gene encoding probable metal-nicotianamine transporter YSL6 isoform X2; this encodes MGKESASVDISEPFLEESEGIGAVETELIPEWKDQITIRGLSVSALLGTLFCIITHKLNLTVGIIPSLNVAAGLLGFFFVKSWTSFLSKLGFSVQPFTRQENTVIQTCVVACYGLAFSGGFGSYMIAMDERTYKLIGADYPGNRAEDVKNPGLVWMIGFMFVVSFLGLFSLVPLRKVMVMDYKLTYPSGTATAMLINSFHTNTGAELAGNQVRCLGKYLGISLFWSCFKWFFSGIGDSCGFDNFPTLGLTLYKSTFYFDFSPTYVGCGLICPHIVNCSVLLGAIISWGFLWPFISQHAGNWYPADLESNDFKGLYGYKVFIAISLILGDGIYNLIKIIVITVKEICNKSTKQSNLPVTVEILDGESSRLLMEQRRRDEIFLKDRIPSWFAAAGYVGLAAISTATIPAIFPPLKWYLVLGSYILAPALAFCNSYGTGLTDWNLASTYGKIGLFIFASLVGTDGGVVAGLAACGVMMSIVSTAADLMQDFKTGYLTLSSAKSMFVSQLVGTAMGCIIAPLTFWLFWTAFDIGSPDGPYKAPYAVIFREMAILGIEGFSELPNHCLAMCCGFFVAALIINLMRDVIPKRISQYIPIPMAMAVPFYIGAYFAIDMFVGTVILYVWERINRKDAEDYSGAVASGLICGDGIWTIPSAILSIFRINPPICMYFGPSSRS